Proteins encoded within one genomic window of Clupea harengus chromosome 10, Ch_v2.0.2, whole genome shotgun sequence:
- the LOC105913185 gene encoding DET1- and DDB1-associated protein 1 isoform X1, producing the protein MDKADFLKGLPVYNKTNFSRFHADSVCKASNRRPSVYLPTREYPSEQIIVTEKTNILLRYLHQQWDKKNAAKKREQEQGETGSPPPPRKIARTDSQEMNEDS; encoded by the exons ATGGATAAG GCAGACTTTTTGAAGGGTCTTCCTGTGTACAACAAAACCAATTTCAGCCGGTTCCATGCAGACTCTGTATGCAAGGCATCG aatagAAGACCATCGGTCTACCTTCCAACAAGAGAATACCCTTCAGAACAGA TTATTGTGACAGAAAAAACGAATATCCTCTTGCGCTACCTTCACCAGCAGTGGGATAAAAAG AATGCTGCCAAGAAacgggagcaggagcagggggagacaggaaGCCCACCACCGCCCCGGAAAATCGCTCGGACCGACAGCCAGGAAATGAATGAAGATTCATAA
- the LOC105913185 gene encoding DET1- and DDB1-associated protein 1 isoform X2, translated as MADFLKGLPVYNKTNFSRFHADSVCKASNRRPSVYLPTREYPSEQIIVTEKTNILLRYLHQQWDKKNAAKKREQEQGETGSPPPPRKIARTDSQEMNEDS; from the exons atg GCAGACTTTTTGAAGGGTCTTCCTGTGTACAACAAAACCAATTTCAGCCGGTTCCATGCAGACTCTGTATGCAAGGCATCG aatagAAGACCATCGGTCTACCTTCCAACAAGAGAATACCCTTCAGAACAGA TTATTGTGACAGAAAAAACGAATATCCTCTTGCGCTACCTTCACCAGCAGTGGGATAAAAAG AATGCTGCCAAGAAacgggagcaggagcagggggagacaggaaGCCCACCACCGCCCCGGAAAATCGCTCGGACCGACAGCCAGGAAATGAATGAAGATTCATAA